A window of Candidatus Omnitrophota bacterium contains these coding sequences:
- a CDS encoding NADH-quinone oxidoreductase subunit C, which produces KSVISYFPGAEIYEREVVDLFGAKVEGLPPGNRYPLTDDWPTDQFPLRKDWKPSAEERKAGE; this is translated from the coding sequence TAAAAAGTGTAATCTCTTATTTTCCCGGAGCAGAGATCTACGAAAGAGAAGTGGTTGATTTGTTTGGGGCTAAGGTAGAGGGTTTGCCTCCCGGGAACAGGTATCCGCTTACTGATGACTGGCCAACTGATCAGTTTCCTTTGCGCAAAGATTGGAAGCCAAGCGCAGAAGAGAGAAAGGCAGGGGAGTAG